A genome region from Euphorbia lathyris chromosome 4, ddEupLath1.1, whole genome shotgun sequence includes the following:
- the LOC136226732 gene encoding alcohol acyltransferase 9, producing the protein MAAEETSGNSSLHIKEAIVIKPAESTPTRLLPLSPLDSQLFLRFTIEYLLVFNARPALDQAVLASRIKSALARILVPYYPLAGRVRAKPDGSSLEVVCRGQGAVFVQASDSNLTINDFDKAPKSVTQWRKLLSFHVADVLQGAPLVVIQLTWLKDGAATLGVGFNHCVTDGIGSAEFLNSLSELVTSHGRVKVLPVWDRHLLDSVKPSVLPTHHFHPEFNRVPDVSGFLSRFSDETLSPTSVVFDKTRQNELKRVANSTESEHTCFEVVSAHVWRSWARALNLPSNQILKLLFSINIRNRVKPSLPSGYYGNAFVLGCATASFKDLTTKGLGYAAMLIKRAKERVDNGHVRSVIDSVSGARTSPDSVGVLIVSQWSRLGLERVDFGMGRAVHVGPICSDRYCLILPVHNLTDAVKVMVAVPVSGVDKYEYLVNNPHS; encoded by the coding sequence ATGGCAGCAGAAGAAACATCAGGAAACTCCAGTTTACACATAAAGGAAGCCATAGTTATCAAGCCAGCTGAGTCAACTCCAACTCGGCTTCTCCCTCTATCACCACTCGACTCACAGCTTTTCCTCCGTTTCACCATCGAATATCTCCTCGTTTTCAATGCCCGTCCAGCTCTAGACCAAGCCGTCCTAGCCTCCAGAATCAAATCCGCATTGGCTCGAATCTTAGTCCCTTACTACCCCTTAGCCGGCCGAGTCAGGGCCAAGCCGGACGGCTCCTCTTTAGAAGTCGTCTGCCGCGGCCAAGGAGCCGTCTTCGTTCAAGCTTCAGATTCTAATCTCACCATTAACGACTTCGATAAAGCTCCGAAATCAGTAACCCAGTGGAGAAAACTCTTGTCTTTCCACGTGGCAGATGTTCTCCAAGGGGCCCCACTTGTTGTGATTCAGCTTACGTGGCTTAAAGATGGCGCTGCCACATTGGGTGTTGGGTTTAACCATTGCGTTACGGATGGGATTGGGAGTGCTGAGTTTCTTAACTCGTTGTCTGAGTTAGTAACGAGTCATGGACGAGTTAAGGTGTTACCTGTATGGGATCGTCACCTTCTTGACTCAGTAAAACCTTCTGTGTTACCAACTCATCATTTTCATCCTGAGTTCAACCGAGTTCCTGATGTTTCGGGGTTTCTATCACGTTTTAGCGACGAAACACTGAGTCCGACTTCCGTCGTTTTTGATAAAACGCGACAAAACGAGTTGAAACGAGTCGCGAACTCAACCGAGTCAGAACACACATGTTTCGAGGTGGTTTCAGCGCATGTATGGAGAAGCTGGGCGAGAGCATTAAATCTACCCTCAAATCAAATCCTAAAACTTCTATTCAGCATAAACATAAGAAACCGAGTCAAGCCGAGTCTACCGAGTGGGTACTACGGGAACGCGTTCGTGTTAGGGTGCGCAACGGCGTCGTTTAAAGATTTAACGACGAAAGGGTTAGGATACGCAGCAATGTTGATAAAAAGAGCGAAAGAAAGAGTGGATAACGGTCACGTGAGATCGGTGATTGACTCAGTGAGTGGAGCAAGGACGAGTCCAGACTCAGTAGGGGTATTGATAGTGTCGCAGTGGTCAAGGCTAGGGTTAGAAAGGGTTGACTTTGGAATGGGGAGGGCAGTACACGTGGGACCCATATGCAGCGATAGATACTGTCTGATATTGCCAGTTCATAATCTGACGGACGCAGTTAAAGTGATGGTGGCCGTTCCTGTTAGTGGGGTTGACAAGTATGAGTATTTGGTCAACAATCCACACTCTTGA